CCGGTGGAGCCTGTCCTCCCGGCGCATGATAACTGGTTGAATCGCGCCGCTACTGCTTGGGCTCCAGTTCGCGGCGGAGGCGGTCTTCCTGTTCGCGTAGTTCGGGAGTCATTTCGTCGCCAAAGTCTTCGAGCTCGAAGATGCGGCGGATCTCAATTTCCGTCTCGCCCTGCATGGGTTGTGGGCAGCGTTCGACCCACTCAATCGCTTCGTCGAGCGACTCGACTTTCCAGATCCAGAAGCCCGCGAGCAGTCCGGTGGGGTCTTCAAATGGTCCACGAATTACTGTGCGCTCGGTGCCGGAGAAGCACACACGCGCGCCCTTGGAGCTGGGTTGGAGGCCTTCGCCGGCCAGCAGCAGCCCGGCCTTGACCAGTTCTTCGTTGTAGTTGCCCATGGCGGTCAGCAGCTCGGTGTCCGGCATTTCGCCCGCTTCGCTGTGCTGGTCGGCCTTGATCAAAATCATTACTCGCATGGTCGTAGGGGATAGAGTTGGTGGCCAGTGGTGAGCCTGCCGTCGGTGGCGGGTAGTCGTGTCTGGCATCAACCTTTCGACGAATCGCTGCCGCTCCAAGGGACATTTTGCGGGGCTTTTCTTGG
The window above is part of the Verrucomicrobiota bacterium JB022 genome. Proteins encoded here:
- a CDS encoding YciI family protein, whose product is MRVMILIKADQHSEAGEMPDTELLTAMGNYNEELVKAGLLLAGEGLQPSSKGARVCFSGTERTVIRGPFEDPTGLLAGFWIWKVESLDEAIEWVERCPQPMQGETEIEIRRIFELEDFGDEMTPELREQEDRLRRELEPKQ